The proteins below come from a single Methanothrix thermoacetophila PT genomic window:
- a CDS encoding oligosaccharyl transferase, archaeosortase A system-associated: MRSQRRLWAVVVLIISAFLLRIYAGRFALSDGSLLFYGPDSYYHMRRIFYTVNHFPSTLWFDSYVDYPNGLEITWPPLFDVLGAAFASLGSSTHSAEIMASLLPPILGALTVGVVYFAAREMFDERTGLASAFFLTISSYAVAVNSFGYVDHHALEMLLLSLIVLALLLSASDMRWSVAAGFFMALLAYTWMGSAAYILIVLVYTIVRMSIDLKGNREPPKDLVIAPAIASLLVLPFWSSHWMLPSAIAIFTLLGSSLLGYAIYILSQKRLPWYSLPSIMIAAGLIVLVVIYALRGGITSVFYTTLVNRLPYVLGGEMSGLIEEAGPLLTMNLQSILGLNILLTLTVLALVVRRHIYDRKGVLLIVWTLIALLLTFGQKRFLYILAMNMSILFAVLFSEISTLIERRSPERRQMMALTLIVLIVMATPSLWRLSRISDDAPDIESDWVDALKWLKENTPATSFFDDPSRRPEYGIMSSWSYGNWIIYLGERPVIANNFQAGLADSVRYFLSESESDGEGILEQRNARYVITSWEMLYLTLPSTARWMGEDPSSYLRYTASGKYLSIELTDRLRRTMLARLQLYDGLNMSHLRLVYESSTFRGDNPSSASVKIFEHVPGVVVTGRSSEPVVAILNLTTNQGRRFTYAIEAAPVNNVYTLRLPYSTASNGAVIANGAYIIMSPEIAKELSIDEEDVLRGSTIQLDL, from the coding sequence ATGAGGTCGCAGCGCAGGCTCTGGGCTGTGGTGGTCCTGATCATCTCAGCATTTCTGTTGAGAATATATGCTGGAAGGTTCGCTCTATCAGATGGATCTCTGCTCTTCTACGGCCCTGACTCATATTATCATATGCGAAGAATTTTTTATACAGTGAACCACTTTCCTTCTACCCTCTGGTTCGATTCATACGTGGATTATCCAAATGGCCTCGAGATTACCTGGCCCCCGCTCTTCGATGTCCTCGGGGCTGCTTTTGCATCGCTCGGCAGTAGCACACACAGCGCTGAGATAATGGCATCGCTGCTCCCGCCCATTCTCGGCGCTCTGACGGTGGGAGTCGTCTATTTCGCTGCGAGGGAGATGTTCGATGAGCGGACCGGCCTGGCATCTGCGTTCTTTCTCACGATATCCTCGTATGCGGTGGCTGTGAACTCTTTTGGATACGTTGATCATCATGCTCTCGAGATGCTGCTTCTCTCGCTCATCGTTCTAGCGCTTCTGTTATCCGCCAGCGATATGAGATGGTCTGTTGCAGCTGGATTCTTCATGGCGCTCCTTGCATACACGTGGATGGGATCAGCTGCTTACATACTCATTGTTCTGGTCTACACCATCGTCAGGATGTCAATAGATCTCAAAGGCAACAGGGAACCACCGAAGGACCTCGTGATCGCGCCTGCGATCGCCTCGCTTCTCGTGCTTCCGTTCTGGAGCAGCCACTGGATGCTCCCATCGGCCATCGCGATATTCACCCTTCTTGGATCCTCTCTTCTGGGATATGCAATTTACATTCTCTCGCAGAAACGCCTGCCGTGGTACTCGCTTCCCAGCATAATGATAGCCGCCGGTTTGATCGTTCTGGTGGTCATCTACGCCCTCAGAGGCGGCATCACATCTGTGTTCTACACAACCCTGGTAAACAGGCTTCCCTATGTCCTGGGGGGAGAGATGTCAGGGCTCATAGAGGAGGCTGGCCCGCTTCTGACAATGAACCTCCAATCGATTCTCGGGCTCAACATCCTCCTAACACTCACAGTTCTTGCTCTGGTTGTGAGGCGCCACATATACGATCGTAAGGGGGTTCTTCTGATCGTATGGACTCTCATCGCCCTGCTTCTCACGTTCGGGCAGAAGAGGTTTCTCTACATCCTGGCGATGAACATGTCCATCCTCTTCGCCGTGCTCTTCTCAGAGATATCCACCCTGATTGAGAGGAGATCGCCGGAGAGAAGGCAGATGATGGCGCTAACGCTTATAGTTCTTATTGTAATGGCCACACCATCCCTCTGGAGACTCAGCAGGATCTCTGATGATGCTCCTGATATTGAGAGCGACTGGGTGGATGCGCTGAAGTGGCTGAAGGAAAACACGCCAGCTACCAGCTTCTTCGATGATCCCTCCAGAAGACCGGAGTACGGAATCATGAGCAGCTGGAGCTATGGCAACTGGATAATTTACCTGGGGGAGCGGCCTGTGATCGCGAACAACTTTCAGGCAGGGTTGGCAGATTCCGTGAGGTACTTTCTGTCTGAAAGCGAGAGCGATGGGGAGGGGATACTGGAGCAAAGGAACGCGAGGTATGTGATAACGTCATGGGAGATGCTGTATCTCACACTCCCATCGACAGCGCGCTGGATGGGGGAGGACCCGTCGAGCTATCTCAGATACACAGCCTCGGGGAAGTATCTGAGCATAGAGCTCACAGACCGGCTGAGAAGAACCATGCTCGCCCGTCTGCAGCTATACGATGGGCTGAACATGAGCCATCTGAGGCTTGTTTATGAATCCAGCACATTCAGAGGGGATAACCCGAGCAGTGCGAGCGTGAAGATATTCGAGCATGTGCCAGGGGTGGTCGTTACTGGAAGGAGCAGCGAGCCTGTTGTTGCAATTCTCAATTTAACAACAAACCAGGGCAGGAGGTTCACATATGCGATAGAGGCAGCACCTGTGAATAACGTTTACACCCTGCGCCTGCCGTACTCGACCGCATCCAACGGAGCCGTTATCGCTAACGGCGCCTACATCATCATGAGCCCGGAGATCGCAAAAGAGCTGAGCATAGACGAAGAGGATGTGCTCCGTGGCAGCACGATCCAGCTCGATCTCTGA
- a CDS encoding FKBP-type peptidyl-prolyl cis-trans isomerase → MIRAKPGDRVRVHYTARLERGVMVDTSEGGEPFEFVLGEGRVLPGFEEAVIGMSPGEVKTVRIPPEKGYGPYRQDLEVEVERSRLPMDVDLKIGDTLEVVEDDGRVVKVEIMDIIGDKVVLNANHPLAGVDLIYEIRLLEIL, encoded by the coding sequence ATGATCAGAGCTAAGCCGGGTGACAGGGTCCGTGTGCATTACACTGCGAGGCTTGAGAGGGGGGTCATGGTGGACACCTCGGAGGGCGGGGAGCCATTCGAGTTTGTTCTGGGTGAGGGCAGGGTGCTGCCCGGGTTCGAGGAAGCAGTCATTGGGATGAGCCCGGGGGAAGTGAAGACCGTGAGGATACCCCCGGAGAAGGGGTACGGCCCTTACAGGCAGGATCTCGAGGTCGAGGTCGAGAGGTCCAGGCTGCCGATGGATGTGGATCTGAAAATTGGAGATACGCTGGAGGTCGTGGAGGACGATGGAAGGGTGGTCAAGGTGGAGATCATGGATATCATAGGCGATAAGGTGGTGCTGAACGCAAACCATCCGCTTGCGGGCGTGGATCTGATATACGAGATCAGGCTGTTGGAGATACTGTGA
- a CDS encoding glycosyltransferase family 4 protein: protein MRIGMFSWESLYSVKVGGVAPHVSELSEALARMGHEVHVFTRRGDFDYYDEINGVHYQRVDHDPTGDIVHQMDTMCDAMVDRFEAVQRIFGRFDVIHGHDWHPVNAIVRIKKSHSIPLIFTVHSTEWGRNGNSYAHSPVSREISHREWLGGYESARVIVTTQQMKNELMMLYSIPEEKIEIIPNGIVIGKLRRSLDAGRVKERYGIHPLAPVILFCGRMCYQKGPDLLVRAIPEVLRERWDAKFVFIGEGDMKWECERLARELGVEHACRFLGYVPSSTKEDLMNACDIICLPSRNEPFGVVVLEAWDAGKPVVATEAVTIIKNFEDGLLAYIQPESLAWCIKRLLSNPAEMMKLSAMARARLEHDFSWDKIAETTVRVYEDVLRPG from the coding sequence ATGCGTATAGGTATGTTCTCCTGGGAGAGCCTTTACTCGGTGAAGGTCGGCGGCGTGGCCCCGCATGTCTCTGAGCTGTCTGAGGCTCTCGCCAGGATGGGCCACGAGGTGCACGTCTTCACAAGGCGTGGCGATTTCGATTACTATGATGAGATCAATGGGGTCCACTACCAGCGGGTGGATCACGACCCCACAGGGGATATAGTCCACCAGATGGACACGATGTGCGATGCGATGGTCGATCGGTTCGAGGCTGTCCAGAGGATCTTCGGAAGGTTCGATGTGATTCACGGCCACGACTGGCATCCTGTGAATGCGATCGTCCGAATAAAAAAGAGCCATTCCATTCCGCTGATATTCACCGTCCACAGCACCGAGTGGGGAAGAAACGGTAACAGTTATGCCCATAGTCCAGTATCAAGAGAGATATCCCATCGCGAATGGCTCGGAGGCTACGAGTCCGCGCGGGTGATAGTGACAACACAGCAGATGAAGAACGAGCTTATGATGCTCTACTCCATACCGGAGGAGAAGATCGAGATAATCCCAAATGGGATAGTGATCGGGAAGCTCAGAAGGTCTCTCGATGCCGGCAGGGTCAAGGAGAGGTACGGCATACATCCGCTTGCGCCTGTGATCCTCTTCTGCGGGAGGATGTGCTACCAGAAAGGCCCGGATCTTCTTGTCAGAGCGATACCCGAAGTGCTCAGGGAGAGATGGGACGCAAAGTTCGTCTTCATCGGCGAGGGTGATATGAAATGGGAGTGCGAGCGTCTGGCCAGAGAACTCGGCGTCGAGCATGCATGCAGGTTTCTGGGATACGTTCCGAGCTCAACCAAAGAGGATCTGATGAACGCATGCGACATCATATGCCTTCCTAGCAGGAACGAACCGTTCGGTGTTGTCGTGCTGGAGGCATGGGATGCCGGAAAGCCTGTGGTTGCCACAGAAGCGGTTACCATAATTAAAAACTTCGAGGACGGGCTGCTGGCATACATACAGCCGGAATCCCTGGCATGGTGCATCAAGCGTCTCCTCAGCAACCCTGCGGAGATGATGAAGCTATCTGCCATGGCTCGGGCGAGGCTCGAGCACGACTTCAGCTGGGATAAGATCGCAGAGACGACCGTGAGGGTCTATGAGGATGTGCTTAGACCGGGCTGA
- a CDS encoding galactose-1-phosphate uridylyltransferase, translating into MPELRRHYFLEEYCVIAKERARRPTDFIRAKEMRASKECPFCPGNEEMTPKAVAVYRDDGVFVDGETRIRGWWARCIPNMYPAMVPDPDAPTPEWMAMPARGGHEVIIESPDHESSPAIFDDEKIIRMIRVYADRYRYHTDRGSSYVSIFKNWGREAGASLSHTHTQLIALPMIPPLLMREVSAISSMPSCPYCNIAEREASSERLIFREGVWICIAPFYSQTPYEMWILPCKHISSILEMSDSMRLELGRSMKKALQRLSVLLNDPPYNYMIFQMSSNYHLNIRIQPAISKIAGFEKNTGIYINPVSPEQAASELRSVL; encoded by the coding sequence ATACCGGAGCTGAGGCGTCACTATTTCCTGGAGGAGTACTGCGTCATAGCAAAGGAACGGGCCAGGAGACCCACAGATTTCATCCGGGCGAAAGAGATGCGAGCATCGAAGGAGTGTCCGTTCTGTCCCGGGAACGAGGAGATGACTCCAAAAGCAGTAGCTGTCTACAGAGACGACGGCGTGTTTGTGGATGGCGAGACCCGGATCAGGGGGTGGTGGGCGAGATGCATCCCAAACATGTACCCTGCGATGGTTCCAGACCCAGACGCGCCAACTCCAGAGTGGATGGCGATGCCTGCCAGGGGTGGGCACGAGGTCATAATCGAATCGCCGGATCACGAGAGCAGCCCTGCCATCTTTGATGATGAGAAGATCATCAGAATGATCAGAGTCTATGCAGACAGATACAGATATCACACTGATCGCGGATCCTCATACGTATCCATATTCAAGAACTGGGGTCGTGAGGCTGGTGCGTCTCTGAGCCATACGCACACGCAGCTGATAGCTCTTCCTATGATCCCACCGCTTCTAATGCGTGAGGTATCCGCGATATCATCGATGCCTTCGTGTCCATACTGCAACATCGCCGAGAGGGAGGCGAGCTCTGAGAGACTCATATTCAGAGAAGGGGTGTGGATATGCATAGCGCCTTTTTACTCCCAGACACCATATGAGATGTGGATCCTTCCCTGCAAACACATCAGCAGCATTCTGGAGATGAGCGATTCCATGCGCCTGGAGCTTGGCAGATCCATGAAGAAAGCGCTCCAACGGCTTTCTGTGCTTCTTAATGATCCCCCGTACAACTACATGATCTTTCAGATGAGCTCAAACTACCATTTGAACATCAGAATCCAGCCTGCAATAAGCAAAATCGCAGGATTTGAGAAGAACACAGGAATTTACATAAACCCAGTCTCGCCTGAGCAGGCAGCCTCAGAGCTAAGATCTGTCTTGTGA
- a CDS encoding glycosyltransferase family 4 protein: MNIAYLSTEYPPLVYGGLGVYVDLMSRELASMGHKVSVFTMGRPDLKRKRRETKKGVTAFREIPIPMSDALEIFYSKETLSWGTGLDFLNNLLSYNQLAAARVRDSGPFDLCVAHDWLALPAGMALRQSMPVIYHVHCTEVGRSEHPNQQLVSLEIKGARLADLVLTVSEAMKRELEGLGVPPKKIRVCYHGVDTKLFDPSAVKPERLEMLRKSYGLKESDTVLLFLGRLEPVKGVSQLLAALPAIRRNNPDVKLLVVGSGSLIDHVRSEAERLGGVILVDRFLSPQEKVYHYALADLCIFPSTYEPFGIVALEAASMERVSVVGASGVSGLREIVMNPETDRPTGVHVNARDPNDIAWGVNLALEDRDRLREWGRNARERVLEMFTWRKAAENTLKIYEEVIAYRS, encoded by the coding sequence ATGAACATAGCATACCTGAGCACAGAGTACCCGCCGCTGGTCTACGGCGGCCTTGGAGTTTATGTTGATTTGATGTCGAGAGAGCTGGCCTCGATGGGGCATAAGGTCTCTGTGTTCACGATGGGCAGGCCGGATCTGAAGAGGAAGAGGAGAGAGACGAAGAAGGGCGTGACGGCGTTCAGGGAGATTCCTATTCCGATGAGCGACGCGCTTGAGATCTTCTATTCAAAAGAGACCCTCTCGTGGGGCACGGGCCTGGATTTCCTGAACAACCTGCTGAGCTACAACCAGCTGGCTGCAGCCCGTGTGAGGGACTCAGGTCCTTTTGATCTGTGTGTTGCACACGACTGGCTCGCTCTGCCCGCGGGCATGGCGCTGCGTCAGAGCATGCCGGTGATATATCACGTACACTGCACCGAGGTCGGGCGCTCCGAGCACCCCAACCAGCAGCTTGTATCGCTGGAGATTAAAGGCGCCAGGCTCGCGGATCTCGTGCTGACAGTCTCGGAGGCGATGAAGAGGGAGCTCGAGGGGCTCGGGGTGCCACCGAAGAAGATAAGAGTGTGTTATCACGGCGTGGATACTAAGCTCTTCGACCCATCTGCTGTGAAGCCTGAGCGGCTCGAGATGCTCAGGAAGAGTTATGGCCTGAAGGAATCTGATACAGTCCTTCTGTTCCTCGGAAGGCTCGAGCCTGTCAAGGGCGTCTCCCAGCTTCTTGCTGCTCTGCCCGCAATACGCAGGAATAATCCTGACGTCAAGCTTCTCGTGGTGGGCAGCGGATCCCTAATCGATCATGTGAGATCAGAGGCTGAGAGGCTCGGCGGTGTTATTCTCGTCGATCGCTTCCTCTCCCCACAGGAGAAGGTGTATCATTACGCGCTCGCAGACCTCTGCATATTCCCCAGCACCTATGAGCCGTTCGGGATTGTGGCGCTCGAGGCAGCATCGATGGAACGCGTCTCTGTCGTCGGGGCCAGCGGCGTCAGCGGTCTGAGGGAGATCGTCATGAACCCGGAGACTGACAGGCCGACAGGCGTACATGTGAATGCTCGAGATCCGAACGATATCGCATGGGGCGTCAATCTCGCTCTCGAGGATCGGGATAGGCTCAGAGAGTGGGGAAGGAATGCAAGGGAGCGGGTCCTGGAGATGTTCACCTGGAGGAAAGCCGCTGAGAATACTCTGAAGATCTATGAGGAGGTTATAGCATACCGGAGCTGA
- a CDS encoding glycosyltransferase — MIQRWIVLAGEEAGPVSNKMGGIWNVIDAEARTLAKLISSGEIENDIRILVAGPYFPTAGADWNRGKMRVTDISGLEPLSMGNEIKTALERLESLGIKSVTGQAVYHDVPVGYILFDTHYYDSCIVRRDTREMTLTNAIKEEAWRLVGLDSLKYERLSNAPEYNHYLCLSYAISELVRVLKSMAEEPAEKYADKAVSEFARSVLPKIRISLHCHEFGVFYALARLKALGQPVRTMATLHATVPGRAAGHRSLEMIARNEKRWPPNTPVSMATLEGLARYADVVTFVGDSTMKEAMLFHDLKGIVIRNGIEVEQDYIDWEKKNRCRARIQKFVSDTLYNLYGGEKIDPENIIPIFTISRIEIENKGYPQLLDALVLQDHLLRHRAMKERFAEKIRVACFLITSHGPKQKDKLPHGFPINLTPEILVWEENRLYKMIQEKALEPWRLVSGNRIVSAILYPQWVGPEDGGLNMRVDEIMAGCVAGVFPSQYEPFLLTGLEAGREGTPSIVSRACGFSDALKKIKRLTTGMGGVVVVDNIEQTYNEMVLDYALALDYFTWSQVADQIEYRLLCEESFALAKYMDWMEPVMEYYKNLVV, encoded by the coding sequence ATGATACAGAGATGGATCGTACTCGCAGGAGAGGAGGCCGGACCGGTCTCGAACAAGATGGGCGGCATATGGAATGTGATAGATGCAGAGGCCAGAACTCTCGCAAAGCTGATCAGCAGCGGCGAGATCGAGAATGACATCAGGATCCTAGTGGCAGGCCCGTACTTTCCCACAGCTGGCGCAGACTGGAACAGGGGGAAGATGCGTGTTACCGACATATCCGGCCTCGAGCCTCTGAGCATGGGCAACGAGATCAAAACAGCCCTTGAGCGGCTCGAATCTCTTGGGATAAAATCAGTAACAGGCCAGGCGGTGTACCATGATGTTCCGGTCGGCTACATCCTCTTCGACACGCATTACTACGACAGCTGTATAGTTCGAAGAGACACCAGGGAGATGACGCTCACGAACGCGATAAAGGAGGAGGCCTGGAGGCTTGTGGGCCTGGACTCGCTCAAGTACGAGCGGCTGAGCAACGCTCCCGAGTACAATCATTACCTCTGCCTTTCCTATGCGATCTCAGAGCTCGTGCGTGTTCTGAAGTCGATGGCCGAGGAGCCTGCGGAGAAATATGCTGATAAGGCAGTGTCGGAGTTTGCGCGCTCTGTGCTTCCGAAGATAAGAATATCGCTCCACTGCCATGAGTTCGGGGTCTTCTATGCGCTTGCGCGCCTGAAGGCCCTCGGACAGCCTGTCCGCACGATGGCGACACTTCACGCTACTGTCCCCGGGAGGGCAGCTGGGCACAGGTCCCTGGAGATGATCGCCAGGAACGAGAAACGCTGGCCCCCGAACACACCCGTCTCAATGGCGACACTGGAAGGGCTGGCGAGGTATGCGGATGTCGTGACCTTCGTCGGCGATTCCACAATGAAGGAAGCTATGCTCTTCCACGATCTCAAAGGCATCGTCATAAGAAACGGGATAGAGGTGGAGCAGGACTACATAGACTGGGAGAAAAAGAACCGCTGCAGGGCCAGGATACAGAAGTTCGTCTCAGATACGCTTTACAACCTCTATGGCGGGGAGAAGATAGATCCTGAGAATATAATCCCTATATTCACGATATCGAGGATAGAGATAGAGAATAAGGGGTATCCGCAGCTTCTCGACGCGCTGGTCCTCCAGGATCATCTGCTCAGACACAGAGCTATGAAGGAGAGGTTTGCTGAGAAGATCAGGGTAGCATGCTTCCTCATAACCTCTCACGGCCCGAAGCAGAAGGACAAGCTCCCGCACGGTTTCCCGATCAACCTGACGCCTGAGATTCTCGTGTGGGAGGAGAACAGGCTCTACAAGATGATACAGGAGAAGGCTCTGGAGCCGTGGAGGCTCGTCTCTGGAAACCGCATAGTATCTGCGATACTGTATCCACAATGGGTCGGTCCGGAGGACGGCGGGTTGAACATGAGGGTGGACGAGATCATGGCAGGATGTGTTGCAGGCGTCTTCCCCTCACAGTACGAGCCCTTCCTTCTCACAGGCCTCGAGGCTGGAAGAGAGGGGACGCCGAGCATAGTCAGCAGAGCCTGCGGCTTCAGCGATGCTCTGAAGAAGATCAAGAGGCTGACTACAGGCATGGGTGGAGTTGTTGTGGTCGACAATATAGAGCAGACGTACAACGAGATGGTGCTCGACTACGCCCTCGCACTCGATTACTTCACCTGGAGCCAGGTGGCAGATCAGATCGAGTACAGGCTCCTGTGTGAGGAGTCGTTTGCGCTTGCGAAGTATATGGACTGGATGGAGCCTGTGATGGAGTATTACAAGAATCTGGTGGTTTGA
- a CDS encoding RAD55 family ATPase — protein MDTQDVEAVGAKKYTKVGSGIPGFDELVNGGFNKGTVNTVTGGSGTGKTVFATQFIYEGIKMGDKGMIITPSESAESLKREMYSSFNWDLWKLEEEKKLVIVDVTDPVLRLQKSIDLDPVDFLVNFRKLVERKVKEENPQRVFIDDLMAFFYAVQAPFKIRSLADDLFSSLRATKATTVITIGTAFGMNQILEYGADSCTMLRRDRIGNSLVRSIYVMKMRGSKISNSIRVLDISDDGMAVSALSPYP, from the coding sequence GTGGATACGCAGGATGTTGAGGCGGTTGGCGCCAAGAAGTATACAAAAGTCGGGTCCGGCATACCAGGCTTCGATGAGCTTGTCAATGGCGGCTTCAACAAAGGGACTGTTAATACCGTTACAGGCGGCTCCGGCACGGGAAAGACTGTCTTCGCCACCCAGTTCATATACGAAGGCATCAAAATGGGCGATAAGGGGATGATAATAACGCCCTCCGAGAGCGCAGAGTCGCTCAAGAGGGAGATGTACTCCTCATTCAACTGGGATCTGTGGAAGCTGGAAGAGGAGAAAAAGCTCGTCATAGTCGATGTCACAGATCCGGTGCTCAGGCTCCAGAAGAGCATAGATCTCGATCCAGTGGATTTTTTGGTCAACTTCAGGAAGCTCGTCGAGCGGAAGGTGAAGGAGGAGAACCCGCAGAGGGTGTTTATAGATGATCTGATGGCATTCTTCTACGCGGTTCAGGCGCCCTTCAAAATAAGATCTCTGGCGGATGATCTCTTCTCAAGCCTGAGAGCCACAAAGGCCACGACCGTCATAACGATAGGCACCGCTTTCGGCATGAACCAGATACTTGAGTACGGCGCAGATTCATGCACGATGCTCCGCAGGGACAGAATTGGCAACTCACTTGTGCGCTCCATTTATGTCATGAAGATGCGGGGATCGAAGATATCGAACAGCATAAGAGTTCTCGACATCTCGGATGATGGCATGGCTGTCTCAGCCCTATCGCCCTATCCGTGA